The proteins below come from a single Capricornis sumatraensis isolate serow.1 chromosome 14, serow.2, whole genome shotgun sequence genomic window:
- the LOC138090155 gene encoding SERTA domain-containing protein 4 has protein sequence MTLVLSMNRFCEPIVSEGAAEIAGYQTLWEADSYGGLSPPGPAQAPLQGDRGAGPPLAGSHYRGISNPITTSKITYFKRKYVEEEDFHPPLSSCSHKTISIFEERAHILYLSLEKLKFIDDPEVYLRRSVLINNLMKRIHGEIVMQNNWCFPACSFNGASAQEWFMAQDCPYRKRPRMAKEECEKVHACCLYQECGGHYLNLPVSVSANVGSASTTASSSSPSASSSSSPPLPLPSCSHQVDFDVGSTPVYKGDGQIPASEIFVTNVRSLGVQEKAKLNDEKVNDDTNRDGGPLSHGPVGNDLAFEGKGQFYDYFETGYNEKSSVSESWKKSLRKKEPSPSNKLCCSKGHKI, from the coding sequence ATGACTCTGGTTCTGTCCATGAATAGATTCTGCGAGCCCATTGTCTCGGAAGGAGCTGCTGAAATTGCTGGGTACCAGACACTATGGGAGGCTGACAGCTATGGAGGCCTGAGCCCCCCGGGGCCAGCCCAGGCTCCCCTGCAGGGAGACCGGGGAGCCGGTCCCCCCCTGGCAGGATCACATTACAGGGGAATTTCAAATCCTATAACAACATCCAAGATCACATACTTTAAGAGGAAGTATGTGGAAGAAGAGGATTTTCACCCACCACTCAGCAGCTGTAGCCATAAAACCATCTCGATCTTTGAGGAGCGAGCCCACATCCTTTATCTGTCCTTAGAAAAGCTAAAGTTTATCGATGATCCTGAAGTGTACCTCCGAAGATCTGTGCTTATAAACAATCTGATGAAGAGGATCCATGGAGAAATTGTCATGCAGAATAACTGGTGCTTTCCTGCCTGCTCTTTCAATGGCGCCTCTGCCCAGGAGTGGTTTATGGCTCAAGACTGTCCTTACCGGAAACGACCTCGGATGGccaaagaggagtgtgaaaaggTCCATGCCTGCTGCTTGTACCAGGAATGTGGTGGTCACTACCTAAATTTACCCGTTTCGGTCAGTGCTAATGTCGGAAGTGCCTCCACcactgcctcctcttcctccccctcggcgtcttcctcttcctctccccctctGCCTTTGCCGAGCTGTTCCCACCAGGTGGATTTTGACGTAGGCAGCACACCTGTTTACAAGGGTGATGGCCAGATACCTGCCAGTGAAATCTTTGTTACTAACGTCCGGTCACTGGGTGTTCAGGAAAAGGCCAAATTAAATGATGAGAAAGTAAATGATGATACCAACAGGGATGGTGGCCCCCTGAGCCATGGACCTGTGGGCAACGACCTTGCTTTTGAGGGCAAAGGccaattttatgattattttgagACTGGATATAACGAAAAAAGCAGTGTAAGTGAGTCTTGGAAGAAGTCCTTAAGGAAAAAGGAGCCTTCACCGAGTAACAAACTGTGCTGCAGCAAAGGGCATAAAATATGA